From a region of the Impatiens glandulifera chromosome 4, dImpGla2.1, whole genome shotgun sequence genome:
- the LOC124934128 gene encoding ribosome biogenesis protein NOP53 — MGKKSKSSRKGKKAWRANISTEDIEDYFDKSTKDALSGGSLTNVPSESLFFVDNTTDTSIKRKTEKNREKVLHCDSLLQRNAFIKPVPSSQKKSKEKRKKDDKKEDKVHGSSKDNDTLDSGMVDLWADEGENVGRPKKKVKPSLIPAVEVEPSGCSFNPSTESHQESLARAVADEMQKIYRRELRPEEVPLTVIGEVVEEEDKYFLDADENEDGDDDLNVETMENEDTQIEKRLPTKRVTRVEFNRRTRRKEQLKSKAEVKKVEDLSKEIDSLPKIVQEIAKEDEEKHNRKLRRNVAKQERLKSRPARLGRHKFDPAPLQVLLSEEISGSLRKLKACCTLAKDRYKSLEKRGLIVPTVHSSRK; from the exons atggggAAGAAATCTAAGAGCTCGAGGAAGGGAAAGAAGGCATGGAGGGCGAACATAAGCACGGAGGATATAGAGGATTACTTTGATAAATCTACTAAAGATGCTCTCTCCGGTGGTTCCCTAACCAACGTTCCTAGCGAATCCTTGTTCTTCGTCGACAACACAACTG ATACATCCATCAAGAGGAAGACTGAAAAAAACCGTGAAAAGGTACTGCACTGTGATAGCTTGCTGCAAAGGAATGCATTCATTAAACCAGTGCCATCTTCACAAAAGAAATccaaggaaaaaagaaaaaaggacgataaaaaagaagataaagttCATGGTTCTTCAAAG GATAATGATACTTTGGACTCAGGCATGGTTGACCTATGGGCTGACGAAG GTGAAAATGTAGGCAGACCTAAAAAG AAAGTCAAGCCTTCATTAATTCCTGCTGTAGAGGTGGAGCCATCTGGTTGCTCATTTAATCCATCTACCGAGAGCCATCAG gAATCATTAGCTCGTGCTGTTGCAGATGAAATGCAGAAAATTTATAGAAGGGAGTTGAGACCCGAAGAAGTCCCATTAACTGTTATTGGAgaagttgttgaagaagaagat AAATACTTTCTCGATGCTGATGAGAATGAGGATGGTGATGATGATCTAAATGTTGAGACCATGGAAAATGAAGATACTCAGATTGAGAAGAG GCTCCCAACCAAAAGAGTAACAAGAGTCGAGTTTAATAGGAGAACTAGACGCAAGGAACAGTTAAAATCAAAAGCGGAAGTCAAGAAAGTTGAAGATCTTTCAAAGGAAATTGACAG CTTGCCAAAGATTGTTCAGGAAATAGCCAAAGAAGATGAGGAGAAGCATAATAGAAAATTGCGCCGTAATGTTGCAAAACAAGAAAGACTTAAATCTCGTCCAGCAAGACTCGGAAGGCACAA ATTTGATCCTGCTCCTCTACAAGTTCTATTATCTGAAGAAATATCAGGTTCCCTAAGAAAGTTGAAG GCATGCTGCACCCTAGCAAAGGATCGGTACAAGAGCTTAGAAAAAAGAGGGTTGATCGTTCCAACTGTCCACAGCAGCag GAAGTAG
- the LOC124933510 gene encoding probable leucine-rich repeat receptor-like protein kinase IMK3, translating to MGSCHDQIFSHKSGKEIKWCIFSLALLLPMLLRPVSSQIWDGIIVTQADFQVLQAFKQELIDTKGFLRSWNDSGYGACSGGWAGIKCAQGQVIVIQLPWKGLGGRITEHIGQLQALRKLSLHDNLIGGQIPKSLGLLPDLRGLQLFNNMFTGSIPPSIGFCPVLQTIDFSNNSLTGSIPASLVNSTKLYRLNLSFNLISGSIPSSFIQSTSLIFLSLEHNNLSGPILDSTVHASKLQELSLDGNSLNGSLPIVFLTSLRNLSRLSLRENRFIGQIPDSIGNISTLTQLDLSYNSFTGSIPSSLGDLPKLVSFNVSYNNLSGPVPIRLSEKFNSSSFLGNIQLCGYSDSSPCLPPVNPAPPEKSKSGRKKLSLKNIILIAAGALLVVLISVCCVLLCCLLRKRSAGSKDRGGAAAAVEKGTAAEASGESGSAGADTGGKLVHFDGPLGFTADDLLCATAEIMGKSTYGTVYRATLEDGNQVAVKRLREKITKGQKEFETEVNSLGTIRHPNLLSLRAYYLGPKGEKLLVFDYMQKGSLATFFHARSPDKPVDWPTRMNIAKTTARGLMHLHTQANIIHGNLTSSNVLLDQNVNAKISDYGISKLMTAAANSNVIATAAALGYRAPELSKLKKANTKSDVYSLGVIMLELLTGRSPGEAMDGVDLPRWVASRVKEEWTNEVFDLELMKDAGTIGDELLNSLKLALHCVDPSPVARPEVQQVLQQLEEIRPEVGSSGGDVDLVPVVTSD from the exons ATGGGTTCTTGTCATGATCAAATCTTTAGTCATAAGAGTGGAAAAGAGATTAAATGGTGCATTTTCAGTTTGGCCTTACTTCTTCCAATGCTGTTAAGACCAGTCTCTAGTCAAATCTGGGACGGTATTATTGTCACTCAAGCTGATTTTCAAGTCCTTCAAGCCTTCAAACAAGAATTAATCGACACCAAAGGCTTCCTGAGGAGCTGGAATGACTCTGGTTATGGAGCTTGTTCTGGCGGCTGGGCTGGGATCAAGTGTGCTCAAGGTCAAGTTATAGTGATCCAACTCCCATGGAAAGGACTCGGCGGACGAATCACAGAACATATTGGACAGCTTCAAGCTCTTCGAAAACTAAGTCTTCATGATAATCTCATTGGAGGTCAAATTCCTAAATCCTTAGGTCTCCTTCCAGATCTCAGAGGTCTTCAGTTGTTCAATAACATGTTTACCGGTTCAATCCCTCCTTCAATTGGGTTTTGCCCAGTTCTTCAAACTATTGATTTCAGTAACAATTCTCTAACCGGTTCGATTCCTGCTAGTCTTGTGAACTCTACTAAGCTATATAGACTGAATCTCAGCTTTAATTTGATCTCTGGTTCTATTCCATCGAGTTTCATTCAGTCGACCTCTCTCATATTTCTTTCTCTTGAGCATAACAATCTATCTGGTCCCATTCTGGACTCGACTGTGCATGCAAGTAAGCTTCAGGAGCTTTCACTTGATGGAAACAGTTTAAATGGAAGCTTGCCCATTGTTTTCTTAACTAGTTTGCGTAATCTCTCTCGTCTTAGCTTGAGAGAGAATAGATTCATTGGTCAGATTCCAGATTCCATTGGGAATATTTCTACACTAACTCAGCTTGATTTATCTTACAATTCCTTCACAGGGTCGATCCCGTCTTCTCTTGGGGATTTACCAAAACTCGTTTCGTTTAATGTCTCTTACAATAATCTCTCTGGTCCTGTTCCAATTCGTCTCTCAGAGAAGTTCAATTCCAGTTCTTTTCTGGGTAACATTCAGTTATGTGGGTACAGCGATTCTTCCCCATGTTTACCTCCGGTGAACCCAGCACCGCCGGAGAAGTCAAAATCCGGGAGAAAGAAACTAAGCTTGAAGAACATCATCCTCATAGCTGCTGGAGCTCTACTAGTCGTTCTGATTTCAGTCTGTTGCGTACTGCTCTGCTGCTTGTTGAGAAAAAGATCAGCCGGGAGTAAAGACCGTGGTGGAGCAGCAGCCGCTGTTGAGAAGGGTACCGCCGCAGAAGCTAGCGGGGAATCAGGATCGGCAGGTGCGGATACTGGCGGAAAGCTGGTTCATTTTGATGGGCCGTTGGGTTTCACTGCAGATGATCTTCTATGTGCAACTGCGGAAATAATGGGAAAGAGCACTTATGGAACTGTTTACAGAGCAACACTTGAAGATGGGAATCAAGTTGCGGTTAAGAGATTGAGAGAGAAGATCACAAAAGGGCAGAAAGAATTTGAAACTGAAGTTAATAGTCTTGGAACAATCAGACACCCAAATTTACTTTCTTTAAGAGCTTACTATTTGGGTCCTAAAGGAGAAAAGCTTCTTGTTTTCGATTACATGCAAAAAGGAAGTCTTGCAACTTTCTTCCACG CTCGTAGTCCAGACAAGCCTGTTGATTGGCCAACAAGGATGAACATAGCGAAAACAACAGCAAGAGGATTGATGCATCTTCATACACAAGCGAATATAATCCATGGAAATCTAACCTCAAGCAACGTTCTTCTAGACCAGAACGTGAACGCGAAGATCTCAGACTACGGGATATCGAAGCTAATGACAGCTGCAGCAAACTCGAACGTGATCGCGACCGCGGCTGCATTGGGTTACCGTGCGCCTGAACTTTCGAAGTTAAAGAAGGCGAATACAAAGAGTGATGTTTATAGTTTAGGAGTGATAATGCTTGAGCTTTTGACAGGAAGGTCACCTGGAGAGGCAATGGATGGTGTTGATTTGCCAAGATGGGTGGCTTCTAGAGTGAAGGAGGAATGGACTAATGAGGTTTTTGATTTGGAGTTGATGAAGGATGCAGGAACTATTGGGGATGAATTGTTGAATTCATTGAAATTGGCTTTGCATTGTGTTGATCCTTCTCCGGTGGCTCGGCCGGAAGTTCAGCAGGTTTTGCAGCAGCTTGAGGAGATTAGGCCGGAGGTGGGTTCCTCCGGTGGTGATGTGGATCTTGTTCCGGTGGTGACAAGTGATTAA